The DNA sequence AGGGCAAGACCATCGCGGTTGTTCCCACCATGGGGTATTTGCATGAGGGGCATGTAACTCTTCTTCGCAAGGCTCGTAGGAAAGCAGATATTGTTATTCTCACTCTTTTTGTAAACCCCACCCAGTTTGGACCTAAGGAAGATTTAAGCCGTTATCCACGTGACGAAAAGGGGGATCTTAAAAAAGCCAAATCCTGCGGTACGGACATTGTTTTTCTTCCACAACCCCAAGACATGTATCCTGTTGGCTACCAAACCTATGTGGAAGTAATTCAATCGACCCAGTCCCTGTGTGGAGTTTCACGCCCCCATCATTTTAAGGGGGTGACAACGGTGGTGACAAAATTGTTTGCCATCACGCAACCTCACTATGCTTTTTTTGGACTTAAAGATTATCAACAATATGCCGTCATTTGTCGGATGGCCAAAGATTTGAACCTGCCTGTTCAAATAATAGGAGTGCCAACGGTCAGGGAAAAATCAGGCCTGGCCATGAGTAGCCGCAATGTTTATTTAAATGTGGAAGAAAAAAAAGCCGCTCTTTGTTTGTCCCGGGGTTTAAAAAAAATCCGTAGGGGCGCTGCTTGCCGCGCCCCTGCTCGAAAGAGCGCAGCAAGCAGCGCCCCTACGTTGAATCATCTTGTTTTCATGCTCAAAAAAGAAATTAAGCGTGAACCTTTGGCAAAAATAGATTATATTGCCGCCGTTGACGCCAAAACAATTCAGCCCCTCAAAGAATATCAACGGGGAAATACCCTGTTCGCGGTGGCTGTATTTTTTGGAAAAACAAGATTGATCGATAATATTGTGGTGTAAAGGCACGTCGCGACGTGCCCTTACCAATAAATGAAAATCATTTCCGCAAAATATCTTTTAACCATGGAAGGGGACCCCATTGTGGGCGGGGCCATGGCCATTGAGGGAAGTGAAATAATCGATATTGGCAAAGAATCGGATTTGCTGGCGCGTTATCCCGGAGCCCAACG is a window from the Deltaproteobacteria bacterium GWA2_45_12 genome containing:
- a CDS encoding pantoate--beta-alanine ligase, with the protein product MIIIRSPQQMQKMALGFRAKGKTIAVVPTMGYLHEGHVTLLRKARRKADIVILTLFVNPTQFGPKEDLSRYPRDEKGDLKKAKSCGTDIVFLPQPQDMYPVGYQTYVEVIQSTQSLCGVSRPHHFKGVTTVVTKLFAITQPHYAFFGLKDYQQYAVICRMAKDLNLPVQIIGVPTVREKSGLAMSSRNVYLNVEEKKAALCLSRGLKKIRRGAACRAPARKSAASSAPTLNHLVFMLKKEIKREPLAKIDYIAAVDAKTIQPLKEYQRGNTLFAVAVFFGKTRLIDNIVV